One genomic region from Solwaraspora sp. WMMD792 encodes:
- a CDS encoding ABC transporter permease, producing MLRATLKSLLSRKLRLVLSGVAIILGVLFVSSATVLTDSLSSRFERLFQTVNADVAVQVQAADTAGQQAEPPLLTDADLDRIAAINGVASVTGDASSTGVIPFRAADGKAVPSQAPQLGIGLTAAGDDDALLQVAEGRTPSADDEVAVTRLTAEQAGVTVGDRLRVYVSSAYQASEYDVVGLLEYSGGRSTLGGETLVAFTVPQAQQLFYGETGVFGAAQLTADPGVTDDELKRLVADRLPAGFEAVTGAELADEQASQFTQLLTFVNWFFLGFALIALLVGMFLIFNTFNILVAQRSRELALLRALGASWAQVTSAVLIEALVVGVIAATLGLAAGIGVAAGLQFLAVDALSLPAGGLIVSPVAILASYLVGVLMTMVAALIPAIRASAVPPVAAMRDVVRPDRSLTGLTITGGVVTALGAGLLAVGLIGVSGLTAVALGGGVLLSIIGVALLSPALTRPVAGAVGRLVSWGTATGLGRRNTLRNPRRTAVTAAALMIGVTLVSTIAVIGSSLKATTTDLVENGLGAEIIILTNGQQLPTGREGFDPARLDQVAEIDGVTGTVAYHIAILTADGRPNQLISATDLSQAGPMFAFETVQGRLDAGDGETVVDVNTAESNGWAVGDDIVIDMPRGGERSYELVGVYRTALTAGLILPESQVQYLAGPLAYQGFVATTPDADVQRIVAETEALMADYPLVTVGDRSSFVEQQNQLVDILLSIFYVLLALAVLVAFIGIVNTLVLSIYERTRELGLLRAVGMSRRQVRRMVRVESLLMAVFGCLLGVALGVALGLAASFAMRSQDVLSVVSVPVGQLVGFVVAAALAGVVAAWWPAWRASRLNVLQAISHE from the coding sequence ATGCTGCGCGCCACGTTGAAGAGTCTGCTCTCCCGCAAGCTGCGGCTGGTGCTGTCCGGGGTGGCGATCATCCTCGGCGTGCTGTTCGTTTCCAGCGCCACGGTGCTCACCGACAGCTTGAGCAGCCGCTTCGAACGGCTCTTCCAGACCGTCAACGCGGACGTCGCCGTACAGGTGCAGGCGGCCGATACGGCCGGTCAGCAGGCGGAGCCGCCGCTGCTGACCGACGCTGACCTGGATCGCATCGCCGCTATCAACGGGGTGGCGTCGGTGACCGGTGACGCCAGTTCGACCGGGGTGATCCCGTTCCGGGCCGCCGACGGCAAGGCGGTGCCGAGCCAGGCACCGCAGCTGGGCATCGGCCTGACCGCCGCCGGCGACGACGACGCGCTGCTCCAGGTCGCCGAGGGACGCACACCCAGCGCCGACGACGAGGTCGCGGTGACCCGGTTGACCGCCGAACAGGCCGGCGTCACGGTCGGCGACCGGCTCCGGGTGTACGTCTCCAGCGCCTACCAGGCCAGCGAGTACGACGTGGTGGGCCTGCTGGAGTACAGCGGGGGCAGGTCCACCCTCGGCGGCGAGACACTGGTCGCCTTCACCGTGCCACAGGCACAGCAGTTGTTCTACGGCGAGACCGGGGTGTTCGGCGCGGCACAGTTGACCGCCGACCCCGGCGTCACCGACGACGAGCTCAAGCGGCTGGTGGCCGACCGGCTGCCGGCCGGGTTCGAGGCGGTGACCGGCGCGGAGCTCGCCGACGAGCAGGCGTCCCAGTTCACCCAGCTGCTGACCTTCGTCAACTGGTTCTTCCTCGGGTTCGCGCTGATCGCGTTGCTGGTCGGCATGTTCCTGATCTTCAACACGTTCAACATCCTGGTCGCGCAGCGGTCCCGCGAGCTGGCCCTGCTCCGGGCGCTGGGCGCCAGCTGGGCCCAGGTCACCTCGGCGGTGCTGATCGAGGCGCTGGTCGTCGGCGTGATCGCGGCCACCCTCGGCCTGGCCGCCGGCATCGGCGTCGCCGCCGGCCTGCAGTTCCTGGCAGTCGACGCGCTGTCGCTGCCCGCTGGCGGACTGATCGTCTCACCAGTCGCGATCCTGGCGTCCTACCTGGTCGGTGTACTGATGACCATGGTCGCGGCGTTGATCCCGGCGATCCGCGCCTCGGCGGTCCCACCGGTGGCCGCGATGCGCGACGTGGTCCGCCCGGACCGGTCGCTGACCGGGCTCACCATCACCGGTGGGGTGGTCACCGCGCTCGGCGCGGGACTGCTGGCCGTGGGTCTGATCGGTGTCTCCGGGCTGACCGCCGTCGCGCTCGGCGGTGGGGTGCTGCTGTCGATCATCGGCGTGGCGCTGCTGTCGCCCGCCCTCACCCGTCCGGTGGCCGGTGCCGTCGGACGCCTGGTCAGCTGGGGTACGGCGACCGGTCTCGGCCGACGCAACACGCTGCGCAACCCGCGGCGTACCGCTGTCACCGCCGCCGCCCTGATGATCGGGGTGACCCTGGTCAGCACCATCGCGGTGATCGGGTCGTCGTTGAAGGCGACCACCACCGACCTGGTGGAGAACGGCCTCGGGGCCGAGATCATCATCTTGACCAACGGCCAGCAACTGCCGACCGGGCGGGAGGGCTTCGACCCCGCACGCCTCGACCAGGTAGCCGAGATCGACGGCGTGACCGGCACCGTCGCGTACCACATCGCGATACTGACCGCCGACGGCCGCCCCAACCAGCTCATCTCCGCCACCGACCTGTCACAGGCCGGCCCGATGTTCGCCTTCGAGACCGTACAGGGCCGCCTCGACGCCGGCGACGGCGAGACGGTGGTTGACGTGAACACCGCGGAATCCAACGGCTGGGCGGTCGGCGACGACATCGTCATCGACATGCCACGTGGCGGCGAACGGAGCTACGAACTCGTCGGCGTCTACCGCACCGCGCTCACCGCCGGGCTGATCCTGCCCGAGTCCCAGGTGCAGTACCTCGCCGGGCCGCTGGCCTACCAGGGGTTCGTCGCTACCACCCCGGACGCCGACGTGCAGCGGATCGTCGCCGAGACCGAGGCGCTGATGGCCGACTACCCGTTGGTGACGGTCGGCGACCGCAGCAGCTTCGTCGAGCAGCAGAACCAGCTGGTCGACATCCTGCTCAGCATCTTCTACGTACTGCTGGCCCTCGCCGTACTGGTGGCCTTCATCGGGATCGTCAACACCCTGGTGCTGAGCATCTACGAACGCACCCGGGAACTCGGGCTGCTACGCGCGGTGGGGATGAGCCGACGCCAGGTCCGCCGGATGGTCCGCGTCGAGTCACTGCTGATGGCGGTCTTCGGTTGTCTGCTCGGCGTGGCGTTGGGCGTGGCGCTCGGACTGGCCGCGTCGTTCGCGATGCGCAGCCAGGACGTGCTGTCTGTGGTCAGTGTGCCGGTCGGCCAACTCGTCGGGTTCGTCGTCGCCGCCGCGCTGGCCGGCGTGGTCGCCGCCTGGTGGCCGGCCTGGCGGGCGTCCCGGTTGAACGTACTGCAGGCGATCTCGCACGAATGA
- a CDS encoding ABC transporter ATP-binding protein, with amino-acid sequence MTTTTATGPAARAADVWKVYGTGEAQVIALHGVTLDLEPARFTAIMGPSGSGKSTLMHCLAGLDTVTRGTITIGDTTVTGLNDTGLTRLRRDKLGFIFQQFNLLPTLTAEENILLPMAIAGRKPDPAWFDTVIDTVGLRDRLHHRPTQLSGGQQQRVACARALVARPDVVFADEPTGNLDSRAGADVLGFLRNSVRDHQQTIVMVTHDPVAASYSDRVVFLADGRIVDELQQPTAEAVLDRLKGLDVAAIEQEQA; translated from the coding sequence GTGACAACGACGACAGCGACCGGACCGGCTGCCCGGGCAGCCGACGTGTGGAAGGTGTACGGCACCGGCGAAGCCCAGGTGATCGCCCTGCACGGCGTCACCCTCGACCTGGAACCCGCCCGCTTCACCGCCATCATGGGGCCGTCCGGCTCCGGCAAGTCCACCCTGATGCACTGCCTCGCCGGGCTCGACACCGTCACCCGCGGCACCATCACCATCGGCGACACCACAGTCACCGGACTCAATGACACCGGGCTGACCAGACTCCGCCGGGACAAACTTGGCTTCATCTTCCAGCAGTTCAACCTCCTCCCCACGCTCACCGCCGAGGAGAACATTCTGCTGCCCATGGCGATCGCCGGCCGCAAACCCGATCCGGCCTGGTTCGACACCGTGATCGACACCGTCGGCCTGCGTGACCGCCTGCACCACCGACCCACCCAGCTGTCCGGCGGCCAGCAGCAGCGGGTCGCCTGCGCCCGTGCCCTCGTCGCCCGCCCGGACGTTGTCTTCGCCGACGAGCCGACCGGCAACCTCGACTCCCGCGCCGGCGCCGACGTCCTCGGGTTCCTGCGCAACTCGGTACGCGACCACCAGCAGACCATCGTCATGGTCACCCACGACCCGGTCGCCGCCTCCTACTCCGACCGCGTCGTCTTCCTCGCCGACGGCCGGATCGTCGACGAGCTACAGCAGCCGACCGCCGAGGCGGTCCTCGACCGGCTGAAGGGCCTCGACGTCGCGGCGATCGAGCAGGAGCAGGCCTGA
- a CDS encoding response regulator transcription factor, which translates to MSEPGIAAPSTTRPVRILLADDQPLLRTGFRMVLGAEDDLDIVGEAADGAEAVDLARRLLPDVVLMDIRMPRMDGVAATRAIVDARLPVRVLILTTFDLDEYVVGALRAGASGFLAKDVPAEDLVAAIRTVAVGEAVVAPRILRRLLDKFALTLPDPDAAPPKALDVLTEREREVLIQMARGLSNAEIATTLSVSETTIKTHVGHVLTKLRLRDRVQAVVLAYESGLVRPGG; encoded by the coding sequence GTGAGCGAACCCGGCATCGCCGCGCCGTCCACCACCCGTCCGGTGCGGATCCTGCTCGCCGACGACCAACCGCTGCTGCGCACCGGATTCCGGATGGTCCTCGGTGCCGAGGACGACCTGGACATCGTCGGCGAGGCGGCGGACGGAGCGGAAGCCGTCGACCTGGCCCGCCGGCTCCTGCCCGACGTCGTGCTGATGGACATCCGGATGCCCCGGATGGACGGGGTGGCGGCGACCCGGGCGATCGTCGACGCCCGGCTGCCGGTCCGGGTCCTCATCCTCACCACCTTCGACCTCGACGAGTACGTGGTGGGGGCGCTGCGCGCCGGTGCCAGCGGTTTCCTGGCCAAGGACGTGCCCGCCGAGGACCTGGTGGCCGCCATCCGGACAGTGGCGGTCGGTGAGGCCGTGGTGGCCCCCCGGATCCTGCGCCGGCTGTTGGACAAGTTCGCGCTCACCCTGCCCGACCCTGACGCGGCACCGCCGAAGGCGCTGGACGTGCTCACCGAACGGGAACGTGAAGTGCTCATCCAGATGGCCCGAGGGCTGTCCAACGCCGAGATCGCCACCACCCTGTCGGTCAGCGAAACCACCATCAAGACCCACGTCGGACACGTGCTGACCAAACTCCGGCTGCGGGACCGGGTCCAGGCCGTGGTGCTGGCGTACGAGTCCGGCCTGGTCCGCCCTGGCGGATGA